In a single window of the Elaeis guineensis isolate ETL-2024a chromosome 6, EG11, whole genome shotgun sequence genome:
- the LOC105047341 gene encoding LOW QUALITY PROTEIN: aspartic proteinase NANA, chloroplast (The sequence of the model RefSeq protein was modified relative to this genomic sequence to represent the inferred CDS: inserted 1 base in 1 codon) produces the protein MPPFLLLLLSLLIGFDAFLAAPASAEPLSTSLRIPLHRRPPPLATATRLDYVRDLVKSDHLRQRMISGTIWQRRHRQQRRACENATSAADSFAMPLSSGAYTHTGQYFVRFRLGTPAQKFVLVADTGSDLTWVKCSFDRRKCRRCAGGRVFRPEKSVSFDPIRCSSAMCKPXLPFSLATCPSPSSPCAYDYGYSDGSAARGIYAHESATVMLSNSHQKAKLKGLVIGCTSSFAGLSFRSSDGVLGLGHSGISFASRATQLFGGKFSYCLVDHLSPKNISSYLTFGPNGALIPSEARQTELLMEPWLEPYYSVRVSCISVDGEVLKIPMSVWDVEKGGGAILDSGTSLTVLAKPAYDAVVSALSRRLAGVPRVGVEQFEYCYNWTAAIPAAVVPKLVVHFHGAAWLEPPAKSYVIDVADGVKCIGFTSAPWPGVSTIGNILQQEHLWEFDIKNRRLRFQASTCAPY, from the exons ATGCCTccattcctcctcctcctcctctccctcctcatTGGCTTCGATGCCTTCCTCGCCGCGCCGGCGTCCGCCGAACCCCTCTCCACCTCCCTCCGCATCCCTCTCCACCGCCGCCCGCCGCCCCTTGCCACCGCGACCCGCCTCGACTACGTCAGGGACCTCGTCAAAAGCGACCACCTCCGGCAGCGGATGATCTCCGGCACCATCTGGCAGCGCCGCCACCGGCAGCAGCGGAGGGCTTGCGAGAACGCCACCTCGGCGGCGGACTCCTTCGCAATGCCGCTGTCCTCCGGCGCGTACACCCACACGGGGCAGTACTTCGTCCGGTTCCGCCTCGGCACGCCGGCGCAGAAATTCGTGCTGGTCGCCGACACCGGCAGCGACCTCACGTGGGTGAAGTGCAGCTTCGACCGGCGCAAATGCCGGCGCTGCGCTGGCGGGAGGGTCTTCCGCCCGGAGAAGTCCGTGTCGTTCGATCCGATCCGCTGCTCGTCGGCCATGTGCAAAC CCCTCCCCTTCTCGCTCGCCACGTGTCCTTCCCCGTCGAGCCCCTGCGCTTACGATTACGG GTACTCGGACGGATCGGCGGCACGGGGCATCTATGCGCACGAATCGGCGACGGTGATGCTATCCAACAGTCATCAGAAGGCGAAGCTGAAAGGGCTGGTCATCGGGTGCACGTCCTCGTTCGCCGGATTGAGCTTCCGCTCCTCCGACGGGGTGTTGGGGCTGGGGCACAGCGGTATCTCCTTTGCCTCGCGGGCCACCCAACTTTTCGGGGGGAAGTTCTCTTATTGCCTGGTGGACCACCTTAGCCCCAAGAACATCTCGAGCTATCTCACCTTCGGCCCCAACGGCGCGCTGATCCCCTCCGAGGCGCGCCAAACCGAGCTTCTCATGGAGCCGTGGCTCGAGCCGTACTACTCCGTCAGGGTCTCCTGCATCTCCGTCGACGGCGAGGTGCTAAAGATACCTATGAGCGTCTGGGATgtggagaaaggaggaggagcGATACTGGACTCCGGTACGAGCTTGACGGTGTTAGCCAAGCCGGCGTACGATGCCGTGGTGTCGGCTCTGAGCCGGCGGCTCGCAGGGGTGCCGAGGGTGGGCGTGGAGCAGTTCGAGTACTGTTACAACTGGACGGCTGCCATCCCGGCGGCGGTGGTGCCCAAGTTGGTGGTCCATTTCCACGGTGCGGCTTGGCTCGAGCCGCCGGCTAAGAGCTACGTGATCGACGTGGCAGACGGCGTGAAGTGCATCGGCTTCACGTCGGCACCGTGGCCGGGGGTGAGCACGATAGGGAATATTCTTCAGCAGGAGCACCTATGGGAGTTCGATATAAAGAATCGACGGCTGAGATTTCAAGCGTCCACATGTGCTCCATATTGA